The window GGATTAAGACCCTCACACATAATCCCAcactagtccatcaatctacAGAGGTAATTTCAGAGTTAGACAATTATTTGTCAGCAGATtttattcaagatgatgatgattttgacatatTATGATTGTGGAAGgtagcatcaaagaaatatccCATATTTTCTGAGATTGCCTGAATTGTGttggccatccctattagcaccgttGTCTCGGAGTCTGCCTTTAGTACCAAATGGCGCATATTGGATCCTTTCTGTAattcattgtctcctacaactatggagacatttatatgcacacagagttggacgatagaaaattatatttatgttccggatgttttagattttaaagaaacTGACGAAGAGGCTGGTGATCAATTTGGATCTGCACCATCTggtaattgttgtttttattttattattttgatttatttatattcatttcaatttcatcagtattgattttaatattgattgTTGTAGAACcacatgagacgactcagacgatgtctacctccaTTGCAATATGAATATGTGCTCAAGCCTCAAAAGACTACCTATCCGaccgccccaaatgtcacagtcaaaaACCCAAACAGGTCGCctctttttttagattattaattttttagaatattgaaatttgaatcaaatgtacgtattatgtatttgatttgtaattttataatgttgatacaatgtctcttggacatttttttctttgtaattttgtaattgtttagattttccattttatttttgtaatagcttagttattattattatttattagtttttattagGTAGTAGATTTGTAGTCTATAGTAGTACTTCATTagagtcttaattatataaaattgtatatgtatatattatttttattcatgtaactttttttttttttttaaaaacttttatttttatgggcctgGGCCATTTTGAG is drawn from Juglans regia cultivar Chandler chromosome 5, Walnut 2.0, whole genome shotgun sequence and contains these coding sequences:
- the LOC108986798 gene encoding uncharacterized protein LOC108986798, whose amino-acid sequence is MARDTLYKFYDEFNAIKGGITSTTPTPTPPPDTGVTKKHRLAWIKTLTHNPTLVHQSTEILKKLTKRLVINLDLHHLNHMRRLRRCLPPLQYEYVLKPQKTTYPTAPNVTVKNPNRSPLFLDY